A single window of Syngnathus acus chromosome 23, fSynAcu1.2, whole genome shotgun sequence DNA harbors:
- the grip1 gene encoding glutamate receptor-interacting protein 1 isoform X6, whose protein sequence is MAYCEVCVKVDLRGIEMKRSVDVERTWPRYARPASFAVAVRSFKGPAHHLVMFVHFLHSPMTGILPLPLHRHGAISSASASPSSSSFHGGAPHLQRPPPPLSLFLPRLPHLRDGVCVKRRSAGLAAAEGRKSERKRRIGRIRRRGEEKVAAAAAVSCAWRRLSDWRRRAGGFIMIAVSFKCRCQILRRVNKDEGPYTKQSAGSRPSDGALAVRRQSIPDEFRGCTLVELMKKEGTTLGLTVSGGIDKDGKPRVSNLRQGGIAARSDQLNVGDYIRSVNGINLAKFRHDEIISLLKNVGERVLLEVEYELPPVSVQGSGVMFKTVEVTLHKEGNSFGFVIRGGASEDRNKCRPIVIATVRSGGPADREGSIKPGDRLLSIDGIRLHGNTLAEAMSVLKQSGQEATMLLEYDVSVMDSVSSASGPLLVEVAKATGSSLGVALSSSMFCSKQVIVIDKVKAASIADRCGALHAGDHILSVDGKSMEFCSLAEATQLLSASCHNVRLEILPQHQARPALNAPQQVKVQRSPRPLPWETGTSAPILPPYHYNTYHPDQSGGRSHNRHTNNASLGHTFSPGSMSAYSLSSLNMSIPRNAYPTSPRGTLMRKKQKKKDFKSSLSLASSTVGLAGQVVHTETTEVTLLGDGVMGFGLQLQGGVFATETLSSPPLIAYIDPDSPAERCGILQIGDRILSINGVPTEDSTLEETNQLLRDSSITAQLTLEIEFDVAESVIPSSGTFHVKLPKKPGVELGITISSPSNRKAGDPLIISDIKKGSVAHRTGTLELGDKLLAIDNIRVETCSMEEAVQILRQCEELVKLKIRKDEDNSDEQEVSGSIIYTVELQRYGGPLGITISGTEEPFDPIIISSLTKGGLAERTGAIHVGDRILAINSSSLKGKPLSEAITLLQQAGETVTLKIKKHGELSSPKSCPGQENHDGEGGEEPPLTAPPPSAQRLFGTLPSVDSAVESWDGSNVDGGFGSPTPSFQSSPFTFHEWRNAKTGNSQSPASSRRRANPLPDLSGLNDDWEHVALGGFTVGHDGTEPDQEENFWSQALEDLETCGQSGILRELEATIMSGSTLSLNHEPPASRTSLGRQASFQERSNTRPQVTPRSNTLPSDPQRRAFAMKKMRQEVNDILNQTPVELHKLTLEKSSDLEDFGFSVSDGVLDRGVYVNNIRGGGPAERGGLQAYDRLLQINHVRTRDFDCCLVVPLIAESSNRLDLVISRNPASSANPLTNHTEGTDNSHAPQPTAYQKEAREDAGEDGAPIKWKKPGDGLGAGLGAGRVTNTSV, encoded by the exons ATGGCATACTGTGAGGTGTGTGTGAAGGTTGATTTGAGgggaattgaaatgaaaagaagtGTTGACGTTGAGCGAACGTGGCCGAGGTACGCCCGGCCGGCTTCCTTTGCGGTGGCCGTCAGGTCATTTAAAGGGCCGGCGCATCATCTTGTGATGTTTGTGCACTTCCTCCATTCCCCAATGACGGGcatcctccccctccctcttcaTCGTCATGGCGCCATCAGCTCAGCCTccgcctccccctcctcctcctcatttcATGGCGGCGCTCCACATCTGCAGcgccctccccctcccctctccctcTTCCTCCCTCGTCTTCCTCATCTACGTGATGGCGTCTGCGTAAAGAGGCGCTCGGCTGGGCTGGCGGCGGCCGAAGGACGGAAAAGCGAGAGGAAGAGGCGCATTGGGAGGATtaggaggagaggagaggagaaggttgcggcagcggcggcggttTCGTGTGCATGGCGCCGGCTGAGCGACTGGCGACGGCGAGCTGGGGGCTTCATCATGATCGCCGTGTCGTTCAAATGCCGATGTCAGATCCTGCGCAGGGTGAATAAAG ATGAAGGTCCGTACACCAAACAGTCGGCGGGCTCGCGTCCGTCGGACGGAGCGCTGGCCGTCAGGAGGCAGAGCATCCCGG ATGAGTTCCGGGGCTGCACGCTGGTGGAGCTGATGAAGAAGGAGGGCACCACGCTGGGGCTGACCGTGTCGGGCGGCATCGACAAGGACGGAAAGCCGCGGGTGTCCAACCTGAGGCAGGGAGGGATCGCCGCCAG GAGCGACCAGCTGAACGTGGGCGACTACATCCGCTCCGTCAACGGCATCAACTTGGCCAAGTTCCGCCACGACGAGATCATCAGCCTGCTGAAGAACGTGGGCGAGCGCGTGCTGCTGGAGGTGGAATACGAGCTGCCGCCCGTCT CCGTGCAGGGTTCGGGTGTCATGTTCAAGACGGTGGAGGTGACGCTGCACAAGGAAGGGAACAGCTTTGGATTCGTCATCAGAG GCGGAGCCAGTGAAGACAGGAACAAGTGTCGACCCATCGTCATAGCAACCGTACGCTCGGGAGGGCCAGCTGACAG GGAGGGCAGCATCAAACCTGGCGACCGTCTGCTGAGCATTGACGGCATCCGTCTCCACGGCAACACGCTGGCGGAAGCCATGAGCGTTCTGAAGCAGAGCGGACAGGAAGCCACCATGCTGCTGGAGTACGACGTCTCCGTCATGG ACTCCGTGTCTTCGGCTTCGGGTCCTCTGCTGGTGGAGGTTGCCAAGGCGACGGGCTCCAGCCTGGGCGTGGCTCTGTCCTCGTCCATGTTCTGCAGCAAGCAGGTCATCGTCATCGACAAAGTTAAAGCGGCCAGCATCGCCGACAG GTGCGGCGCCCTCCACGCGGGCGATCACATCCTGTCGGTGGACGGCAAATCCATGGAGTTCTGCTCCCTGGCCGAGGCCACGCAGCTGCTTTCCGCTTCCTGCCACAACGTGCGCTTGGAGATCCTGCCGCAGCACCAGGCCCGCCCGGCCCTCAACGCGCCGCAGCAAG tCAAGGTGCAGCGTTctccccgccccctcccctggGAGACCGGAACCTCCGCACCCATCCTCCCCCCTTACCACTACAACACGTACCATCCTGACCAATCGGGCGGCAGGTCGCACAACCGCCATACAAACAACGCGT CGCTGGGCCACACGTTCTCGCCGGGCTCCATGTCGGCGTACAGTCTGTCGTCCCTCAACATGAGCATTCCCAGGAACGCGTATCCCACCAGTCCGCGGGGCACGCTCATGaggaagaagcagaagaagaaggacTTCAAGAGCTCCC tgTCCCTGGCGTCCAGCACGGTGGGTCTGGCCGGCCAGGTGGTCCACACCGAGACCACCGAGGTGACCTTGCTGGGCGACGGCGTCATGGGCTTCGGCCTCCAGCTGCAGGGCGGCGTCTTTGCCACCGAGACGCTCTCCTCGCCCCCGCTCATCGCTTACATCGACCCTGACAGTCCCGCTGAGAG GTGCGGCATCCTGCAGATCGGCGACAGGATCTTGTCCATCAACGGAGTTCCCACAGAAGACTCCACGTTGGAAGAAACCAATCAGCTGCTCAGAGACTCCTCCATCACCGCACAACTCACACTGGAGATTGAGTTTGACGTGGCCG AATCGGTCATCCCGTCCTCCGGAACCTTCCACGTGAAGCTGCCCAAGAAACCGGGAGTGGAACTGGGAATCACCATCAGCT CGCCGTCCAACAGGAAAGCGGGGGACCCTCTCATCATCTCGGACATCAAGAAGGGCAGCGTGGCTCACAG GACGGGCACGCTGGAGCTGGGAGACAAGCTGCTGGCCATCGACAACATCCGCGTGGAGACCTGCTCCATGGAGGAGGCCGTGCAGATCCTGCGGCAGTGCGAAGAGCTGGTCAAGCTCAAGATACGCAAAGACGAGGACAACTCCG ACGAGCAGGAGGTGTCGGGGAGCATCATCTACACAGTGGAGCTGCAGCGCTACGGAGGGCCCCTGGGCATCACCATCTCCGGCACCGAGGAGCCTTTCGACCCTATCATCATCTCCTCGCTCACCAAGGGAGGCCTGGCCGAGAG GACGGGCGCCATCCACGTGGGCGACCGCATCCTGGCCATCAACAGCAGCAGCCTGAAGGGCAAACCCCTGAGCGAGGCCATCACCCTCCTCCAGCAGGCGGGGGAGACCGTCACGCTCAAGATCAAGAAACACGGCGAAC TGTCCAGTCCCAAGTCGTGTCCGGGCCAGGAGAACCACGACGGCGAGGGGGGAGAGGAGCCGCCTCTCACGGCGCCGCCCCCTTCGGCTCAGAGGTTGTTCGGCACGCTGCCCTCCGTCGACAGCGCCGTGGAGTCCTGGGACGGGTCCAACGTGGACGGCGGCTTCGGCAGCCCGA CTCCTTCCTTCCAGTCGTCGCCCTTCACCTTCCACGAGTGGCGCAACGCCAAGACGGGCAACAGCCAATCGCCCGCTTCGTCTCGCCGGCGAGCCAATCCGCTGCCGGACCTGTCGGGCCTCAACGACGACTGGGAACACGTCGCGCTCGGCGG GTTCACGGTGGGTCATGATGGGACAGAACCGGACCAGGAGGAGAACTTCTGGTCTCAGGCTCTGGAGGATCTGGAGACGTGTGGACAGAGCGGAATCCTCAGAGAACTggag GCCACCATCATGTCCGGCTCCACCCTCAGCCTGAACCACGAGCCGCCCGCCTCGCGCACCTCGCTGGGACGCCAGGCCAGCTTCCAGGAACGCAGCAACACCCGCCCCCAG GTGACCCCGCGCTCCAACACCTTGCCCTCCGACCCCCAGCGCAGAGCCTTCGCCATGAAGAAGATGAGGCAGGAAGTCAACGACATCCTCAATCAGACGCCGGTGGAGCTTCACAAG CTGACTCTGGAAAAGTCTTCCGACTTGGAGGACTTTGGCTTCAGCGTGTCGGACGGCGTTCTCGATCGCGGCGTTTACGTCAACAACATCCGCGGCGGCGGCCCGGCCGAGCGCGGAGGCCTGCAAGCGTACGACCGCCTCCTCCAG ATCAACCACGTGCGCACTCGAGACTTTGACTGCTGCCTGGTGGTTCCGCTCATCGCCGAGTCGTCCAACCGCTTGGATTTGGTCATCAGCCGAAACCCCGCCTCCTCTGCCAACCCGCTGACCAATCATACGGAAGGCACAGACAATAGCCACGCCCCTCAGCCGACCGCTTACCAAAAGGAAGCACGTGAGGACGCGGGCGAGGACGGCGCGCCAATCAAGTGGAAGAAACCTGGGGACGGGCTGGGGGCCGGCCTGGGGGCGGGGCGAGTCACCAACACTTCTGTATAG
- the grip1 gene encoding glutamate receptor-interacting protein 1 isoform X8, whose product MPGWKKNIPACLQADQEGDEGPYTKQSAGSRPSDGALAVRRQSIPDEFRGCTLVELMKKEGTTLGLTVSGGIDKDGKPRVSNLRQGGIAARSDQLNVGDYIRSVNGINLAKFRHDEIISLLKNVGERVLLEVEYELPPVSVQGSGVMFKTVEVTLHKEGNSFGFVIRGGASEDRNKCRPIVIATVRSGGPADREGSIKPGDRLLSIDGIRLHGNTLAEAMSVLKQSGQEATMLLEYDVSVMDSVSSASGPLLVEVAKATGSSLGVALSSSMFCSKQVIVIDKVKAASIADRCGALHAGDHILSVDGKSMEFCSLAEATQLLSASCHNVRLEILPQHQARPALNAPQQALGHTFSPGSMSAYSLSSLNMSIPRNAYPTSPRGTLMRKKQKKKDFKSSLSLASSTVGLAGQVVHTETTEVTLLGDGVMGFGLQLQGGVFATETLSSPPLIAYIDPDSPAERCGILQIGDRILSINGVPTEDSTLEETNQLLRDSSITAQLTLEIEFDVAESVIPSSGTFHVKLPKKPGVELGITISSPSNRKAGDPLIISDIKKGSVAHRTGTLELGDKLLAIDNIRVETCSMEEAVQILRQCEELVKLKIRKDEDNSDEQEVSGSIIYTVELQRYGGPLGITISGTEEPFDPIIISSLTKGGLAERTGAIHVGDRILAINSSSLKGKPLSEAITLLQQAGETVTLKIKKHGELSSPKSCPGQENHDGEGGEEPPLTAPPPSAQRLFGTLPSVDSAVESWDGSNVDGGFGSPTPSFQSSPFTFHEWRNAKTGNSQSPASSRRRANPLPDLSGLNDDWEHVALGGFTVGHDGTEPDQEENFWSQALEDLETCGQSGILRELEATIMSGSTLSLNHEPPASRTSLGRQASFQERSNTRPQVTPRSNTLPSDPQRRAFAMKKMRQEVNDILNQTPVELHKLTLEKSSDLEDFGFSVSDGVLDRGVYVNNIRGGGPAERGGLQAYDRLLQINHVRTRDFDCCLVVPLIAESSNRLDLVISRNPASSANPLTNHTEGTDNSHAPQPTAYQKEAREDAGEDGAPIKWKKPGDGLGAGLGAGRVTNTSV is encoded by the exons ATGCCCGGATGGAAAAAGAACATCCCGGCCTGCCTGCAAGCGGACCAAGAAGGAG ATGAAGGTCCGTACACCAAACAGTCGGCGGGCTCGCGTCCGTCGGACGGAGCGCTGGCCGTCAGGAGGCAGAGCATCCCGG ATGAGTTCCGGGGCTGCACGCTGGTGGAGCTGATGAAGAAGGAGGGCACCACGCTGGGGCTGACCGTGTCGGGCGGCATCGACAAGGACGGAAAGCCGCGGGTGTCCAACCTGAGGCAGGGAGGGATCGCCGCCAG GAGCGACCAGCTGAACGTGGGCGACTACATCCGCTCCGTCAACGGCATCAACTTGGCCAAGTTCCGCCACGACGAGATCATCAGCCTGCTGAAGAACGTGGGCGAGCGCGTGCTGCTGGAGGTGGAATACGAGCTGCCGCCCGTCT CCGTGCAGGGTTCGGGTGTCATGTTCAAGACGGTGGAGGTGACGCTGCACAAGGAAGGGAACAGCTTTGGATTCGTCATCAGAG GCGGAGCCAGTGAAGACAGGAACAAGTGTCGACCCATCGTCATAGCAACCGTACGCTCGGGAGGGCCAGCTGACAG GGAGGGCAGCATCAAACCTGGCGACCGTCTGCTGAGCATTGACGGCATCCGTCTCCACGGCAACACGCTGGCGGAAGCCATGAGCGTTCTGAAGCAGAGCGGACAGGAAGCCACCATGCTGCTGGAGTACGACGTCTCCGTCATGG ACTCCGTGTCTTCGGCTTCGGGTCCTCTGCTGGTGGAGGTTGCCAAGGCGACGGGCTCCAGCCTGGGCGTGGCTCTGTCCTCGTCCATGTTCTGCAGCAAGCAGGTCATCGTCATCGACAAAGTTAAAGCGGCCAGCATCGCCGACAG GTGCGGCGCCCTCCACGCGGGCGATCACATCCTGTCGGTGGACGGCAAATCCATGGAGTTCTGCTCCCTGGCCGAGGCCACGCAGCTGCTTTCCGCTTCCTGCCACAACGTGCGCTTGGAGATCCTGCCGCAGCACCAGGCCCGCCCGGCCCTCAACGCGCCGCAGCAAG CGCTGGGCCACACGTTCTCGCCGGGCTCCATGTCGGCGTACAGTCTGTCGTCCCTCAACATGAGCATTCCCAGGAACGCGTATCCCACCAGTCCGCGGGGCACGCTCATGaggaagaagcagaagaagaaggacTTCAAGAGCTCCC tgTCCCTGGCGTCCAGCACGGTGGGTCTGGCCGGCCAGGTGGTCCACACCGAGACCACCGAGGTGACCTTGCTGGGCGACGGCGTCATGGGCTTCGGCCTCCAGCTGCAGGGCGGCGTCTTTGCCACCGAGACGCTCTCCTCGCCCCCGCTCATCGCTTACATCGACCCTGACAGTCCCGCTGAGAG GTGCGGCATCCTGCAGATCGGCGACAGGATCTTGTCCATCAACGGAGTTCCCACAGAAGACTCCACGTTGGAAGAAACCAATCAGCTGCTCAGAGACTCCTCCATCACCGCACAACTCACACTGGAGATTGAGTTTGACGTGGCCG AATCGGTCATCCCGTCCTCCGGAACCTTCCACGTGAAGCTGCCCAAGAAACCGGGAGTGGAACTGGGAATCACCATCAGCT CGCCGTCCAACAGGAAAGCGGGGGACCCTCTCATCATCTCGGACATCAAGAAGGGCAGCGTGGCTCACAG GACGGGCACGCTGGAGCTGGGAGACAAGCTGCTGGCCATCGACAACATCCGCGTGGAGACCTGCTCCATGGAGGAGGCCGTGCAGATCCTGCGGCAGTGCGAAGAGCTGGTCAAGCTCAAGATACGCAAAGACGAGGACAACTCCG ACGAGCAGGAGGTGTCGGGGAGCATCATCTACACAGTGGAGCTGCAGCGCTACGGAGGGCCCCTGGGCATCACCATCTCCGGCACCGAGGAGCCTTTCGACCCTATCATCATCTCCTCGCTCACCAAGGGAGGCCTGGCCGAGAG GACGGGCGCCATCCACGTGGGCGACCGCATCCTGGCCATCAACAGCAGCAGCCTGAAGGGCAAACCCCTGAGCGAGGCCATCACCCTCCTCCAGCAGGCGGGGGAGACCGTCACGCTCAAGATCAAGAAACACGGCGAAC TGTCCAGTCCCAAGTCGTGTCCGGGCCAGGAGAACCACGACGGCGAGGGGGGAGAGGAGCCGCCTCTCACGGCGCCGCCCCCTTCGGCTCAGAGGTTGTTCGGCACGCTGCCCTCCGTCGACAGCGCCGTGGAGTCCTGGGACGGGTCCAACGTGGACGGCGGCTTCGGCAGCCCGA CTCCTTCCTTCCAGTCGTCGCCCTTCACCTTCCACGAGTGGCGCAACGCCAAGACGGGCAACAGCCAATCGCCCGCTTCGTCTCGCCGGCGAGCCAATCCGCTGCCGGACCTGTCGGGCCTCAACGACGACTGGGAACACGTCGCGCTCGGCGG GTTCACGGTGGGTCATGATGGGACAGAACCGGACCAGGAGGAGAACTTCTGGTCTCAGGCTCTGGAGGATCTGGAGACGTGTGGACAGAGCGGAATCCTCAGAGAACTggag GCCACCATCATGTCCGGCTCCACCCTCAGCCTGAACCACGAGCCGCCCGCCTCGCGCACCTCGCTGGGACGCCAGGCCAGCTTCCAGGAACGCAGCAACACCCGCCCCCAG GTGACCCCGCGCTCCAACACCTTGCCCTCCGACCCCCAGCGCAGAGCCTTCGCCATGAAGAAGATGAGGCAGGAAGTCAACGACATCCTCAATCAGACGCCGGTGGAGCTTCACAAG CTGACTCTGGAAAAGTCTTCCGACTTGGAGGACTTTGGCTTCAGCGTGTCGGACGGCGTTCTCGATCGCGGCGTTTACGTCAACAACATCCGCGGCGGCGGCCCGGCCGAGCGCGGAGGCCTGCAAGCGTACGACCGCCTCCTCCAG ATCAACCACGTGCGCACTCGAGACTTTGACTGCTGCCTGGTGGTTCCGCTCATCGCCGAGTCGTCCAACCGCTTGGATTTGGTCATCAGCCGAAACCCCGCCTCCTCTGCCAACCCGCTGACCAATCATACGGAAGGCACAGACAATAGCCACGCCCCTCAGCCGACCGCTTACCAAAAGGAAGCACGTGAGGACGCGGGCGAGGACGGCGCGCCAATCAAGTGGAAGAAACCTGGGGACGGGCTGGGGGCCGGCCTGGGGGCGGGGCGAGTCACCAACACTTCTGTATAG